DNA sequence from the Pseudophryne corroboree isolate aPseCor3 chromosome 6, aPseCor3.hap2, whole genome shotgun sequence genome:
CGTTTTACACCTTGTTATGATGTGTCTATAAATATTCAATTATACCTTTATACAAAGTGTAACTTTTAGTGCTGATTTACAAGCTTTTAATCACTCATTTACTACATCTTTTATGTATAATAGCTACTAAATTACTAATACTTGTATGTTGTGATAAATGTTACTTTTTATCAAAGATTGTTAATATGTATCAATATACAAAGTCTCACTGAGTtatttattctacatgacagaccacacgtaTATAAATCCATAAAGTGTTTCTAAGCGCAGAGTTATTTTTCTTTGTTCTAATTGCTTTTGTTGTGCAGCTTAGCAAGCTGTTTTACTCAGCAGCTTTAAAGAGACGCTGGTTTTAATGAAACATAACTAATCAGCGCCGGTTTGTGAAATTTGAGACTGTTGTCTCGAATTATCCGTTTTTTCCTATCTTGTAGAcactacctatatttattgtatgtgttgttttccataccattacagcattaacaGACTCATTACTGACACCAGATAGTCTAATTAAAGaaatgtgtttaactacagaaagattacgAACGATTCTTATCCTAACAGCAGCAGCACACTATGGATGAGTGCACACCAGTACAGATAAGAGGACCCTGCtgtgtgtgatcatgtgctgctgtctctctctcctgtcagggGTTCCCACAAGGGAGGATAATGAGAGTTGTCAGCAGCGACTACTcagcagctacagcaaatcactgtttTTGCAaacaaactccttagtgtcactGTCACCCCTGACATAAGCTAAACAATATGGGAGATTTGACCTACAAAGCAGGGCAGCAGTAGATTTATGACTGAAGCAGGAGCCTGAGGTAGGGGAGTGCAAAATTGAGTGGTGGAATCTTGAGGTTCCCCTTACAGTAAAATTCCCAGTCACAGGTGAGCAGAGTGCTGTCTGTAACAGGTATAGGTAGCCAGGAGCTGACAACGGTCATGTATTGTGAGTTATTTGATCAGATATTAATTCAGGGAATCAGTAGAGACTGACAGTCCCATATTATGTATGTTTCTTATCACACCATTCCCTTCCCAGAGCTGTCATCTGCCCAATTCTCCCCCTACTCAGAAAGCAATGGGTCTGTGGTCACTCAGAATGGATGCTACAACTGAGACGGTATtaggatgataggtcaacaggccTCTGTTTGATGggttcaaagggtcgacatgacaatAGTTAAAAATTTGGGGGGGATTCAGTCTTTTTTCAACTTTCGCTTAATGTACAATCCATGTCACAAAGGATTACCTGTAGtaagtccgaagcatggcgagtgaagcgtttCTACTAATGGTGGTCACATATggttaaacaaagaaaataaaacgtGTCAAGCATTTCTGTgtccaccttttgtacctgtcgaccttatatACTGTCTACCtttaacctgttgaccttttgaccatgttgaccttataCCTATTGGCTGTCAGTttaattactgtagatcttttaATACAGACTGACTGACACGCAGGAGATGTGggtgtttttgccaccactccccattacctcccacgaaacggccacttcctgtcattTCACTTGCGATTGAATACTCACTGAGCGAAATCACAAATTGCGCGTTTTCCCTGCCGCATTGGCATAGCATACAACAAAGGATCAGGGTCACTATCTATGGGATTTCCACATTTGACTTTACATTTTCAAAATCCTCCTCTCCCAGTCCATTATCCATTGGATTCCCGGCACTGGGATGTGTATATGTAACTGGTGTGGTCCTCTTCAGGAGAGATTTTTGAATAATTATATGCTCTTGGTGATGGGATCAGATGATCCCTTCTGTATTATTATAGTATTCATTCTAGGCCCTATGCCCTTCTCTGGTAAAtttgcttcccttccccctctcatAGCAGCTGTTCCTGCTCCCTCCTTACCTCATTTTCTTTTTGCTTTTCCTCTCTCTCCATTTACTCATCATCCCTACTTGTTACTATGGTTTTTACACATTCCCTGGTGTGTCCTGTCATTTCCATGACCTCGCCCTAGGTTTTCTCCTTAGGGATCTTTGTGGCTTTGGTCATTCATCGAGGCATCAACCCCTCGGCAATACCTCTCACTTGCCATGATTttactgttatgttttttttttcacccTTACTCCGCTCTCACATTGGCAATATTCCAGTTGTCCTCCAATTCTACTGCAATTTGGTCATTTTTAGTATCCATGTGCTGCTCACCTTGCCCCTGGTCTCTCAGCGCTCTTCTCAATATGATCCTCCACTACACTTGGTGGTTAATTTAGGAAACATTGGGTTGTAAAAACCAGCACTACTGTTTGTGTTTatacccaatatttaaaaaggcaatgcttttactagctagAGATGGGtaataaaagcattgcccttttaaattttgggcatagtcataaacatgatcagaagtgGCAGTTGTATAACCCAAAGCTTCTTAAATAAACCGGTACGGACCAGTGGCCAATGCAGCAGAGTTACGCAGCATCCCAGCTGCTTAGCAACAGCCATAACCCGTTGAAGTGATGAGTCATGCTGGTGACTCATAACAGACCCTCAAGGTAATTTCAAATAATTCTATCACATTCTTCTAGGTCATACTACTGCCTCAGTTTATACCCCTAATGTGGGCCCAATTACCTTTCTGGCTTCCTTCTTTACCTACCTGACTAAGCTGACAAAGGGAAGACTCATTATTGGAGGATACTGTAATATAGTTCCAGTATGGATAGATCCCCCAAGATTAAAATAGGTTCCTCCAACATCCCTCATTAAACACAATCTTTTTGTTGCTTGGAGTGTCCTATTGAGTTCTATAGAACATACTTAAACACTCTTTGCTTCTTCATATTATCCTCCACTCATCAgagctggatttagacctcatggggccctaggcaagatattgattttgcccctcccctcccctcccctccctcaaaCAAACAATTCATAGCATTATATTTTTGTTTCTGGTTGCGATTGGCATTGCAAGAGTAGCTTGGGACGTGTGCAGTCtactgataatcgctcagttgcaggAACATCAGCATTGCATAGAAGTGTGAATGAGGCCCTAGGAAGTAGACTTAaaacctgtgtcacatttaaagtaaactgaccacccacatacagatgtagccacctttatcttgactggctgaggcgtttgtcccgatcgagcatacgcagcgtactggggcgtagggaggcgcgcctagtcacagagaggcgtatcttatcgcacggaggcagacagggcgttgggcgttacctttacatgtaatacctgcgatcatccaccagatgtcgctttttacaatcaccactgcgaatgcgtgtggtctcccataaaataaaaatacagaaatatatagtaaggactactttactagtgcgtctcgttatgctgcatacagtatgtacagcatcTCATTCTGCATTATttaatatagtatatacagtacagacgcaaatagtacagcatatatggtccatttacagtactttaggaatatgtaagcgtccaagtcccacagacaaaGCAACattaaaccagtagtgtacactgacacaaatggacgtgttagaagttaattattgcctaatgatattaggaatattgtacagtatgttagcatcctaattccgtagccattatggcaatcaaaaccaatggatttattcatctgtctgcggcaaagtggtgaagtgttccacttcctatactcagagtcccgtgttcgattcctaaagtacgaatgaatgttagttttttccagacactttattattatttttattcacataaaccagggcaaagctgcaggagcggatgtactgttaaggttctatgcaccatacggtacacatacaattttgtagcagggcagactcaattgaaatggctaccgcctgtgactccttgccccatggggaccctcagctatggagcgagtgacggcatagattTTGCAGGCAACGGGGAAGTGCTGAAGTAGCATCAGAATCCCCTTGCTaacaggggcaatagggataagcgaggtctatgcacattacggtacaccggacttgatcgcatagcacactggcaaaatggccactgcccctgAACCCCACCACGTGACAGGCAGTgctcagatatggagtgagagatagcataagttttgcaggctacggggcaatgctgaaggagcatcacaatcccctagctaaagtacacaggggcgataggcataagcgaggtctatgcatattacggtacaccggactctctctcatagcacactggcaaaatggcccccgcccctgaacccccaccacgtggcaggcagcgctcggatatggagtgagaaatagcataagttttgcaggctacggtgcaatgctgaaggagcatcacaatcccctagctaaaataacagtacacagaggcaatgaggtcccctagaatgatcaaataataaatgctgtataatgtacagtatacagacacaaaacaaggagtttaagcaacagtgtggtctattaaagtaagggatgtggtacagtacagtaagtctgcGGCCAAGTCCCCTTGCCATTAAGGCTTACTATAAAGCCAATGGCAAggtatcactgcttactgtacatttagacatgagcttctgtacagtatctgtcatgaggtgttttttttcactgacactattatttttttctattgtaatatacagagctggcaaactagccaaacggggaaTAATCagtttctgctgaataaaatgagatgctacatgcctaaattctgtgtgtgactgcggctctatgaaatgaaatatgaaaatttaaatatgaaatgcattactatgtgtataaggtgtactacaatattttctggcgtaacataaagaaagggcactactgcatggtctaatgcagtggttctcaaactcggtcctcaggaccccacacagtgcatgtttttcaggtaaaccagcaagtgcacaggtgtattaattactcactgacattttaaaaggtccatacagtaggtggagctaattatttcacttgtgattctgtgaggagacctgcaaaacatgcactgtgtggggtcctgaggaccgaggttgagaacctgtgttctaatgtaaataaagatcaatgtggtggggtgtaatgtgaataaggggcaatactgttaggagtaatgtggtactatcatatgatgtaacgagaataagagacactattgcatgatataatgtgaataaagttgcagtactgtgttgtgtcatttcaactgggggaattattgtgttacccatgccccttcccagcaagaacatgcactgttttgggctggcactaaatgtgcacatttttcctatttaaaatataggggtaggagTGCCAAaatgggtaatggtgctgggaaaggggtgcagggttagaggcagaactagcatctgtgcaagggggcatcagccaaaatgtagcctagggcatcatgttggtcaggtacggctctggtaatactgtatactgtactgttactgtactttgcattcaatagagatactgtttgcacacaggttttacattaaTCCATGACAATGCTGCagaagtgtctcattaggcaatctaaaatataccacgactatgggtggggatacaataGGTaaattctgtcaccataagctgtctgctgtgtaaagcagatttccatctgggatttgtgtgtttgtaataagtaaaaaacattttactgtacatttagtgtatacagtatttctccGCCATAACGTCACATCATACTatagttacccccatgtactgtaccataccatactgtataatggaatatttattggaaaagcatcaatattaatgtacaaaaaagtatttattacaacatctgattccatgtactgtacttatcaaaatgtacagtactcttattcaggacttataaaactgaaaataactgttcatacacatcaataacattactactgtataatattctacattagcttatgcaataatcagacaaaggcaattttataaacatttttaataatgcaccaatttaaaattttaaacagaaaatacagtacagaactacatatttgtggcttgaccatttctttcgactataacaggtaatactttatacaggtgatttatataattattacaatgttcaggtgtgagtacttctagacaaaatttctttatcccatccaacagctgctgttttgttgttggcttcgcaacactcctaatgtacctcttcaattgagcccacactaattcgattgggttcatgtctggtgatctatataaaaaaaataaaaagcgtatagaaaaaattaatgacattacagtaaatagagaaaattaaacatacaatattgtactgtttattaaataaaaaaataaatttacagtactagagtgctatccaaaattttacttgtacactgttgaaagaatactcactctggtggtgtgcgttaccaattcatacctttctcttccataaatttggctgaggcggagtgtttaggatcattgtcttggaatatcctatggttagttgggtaatatttattcacaaatggcaccatacatccctctactattgtttcttggaaacatttcttatccatgatccctacagaaatcaaaaaaatgttgttcattaataagcaacttattttattgtgcagttacatatactctacagtacagcatgtatttttacagaacacaggcacagaataaagtatagtactgtaccttcgaaaaataacagGGGACCAGcttctaatcgtgatatgcctccctatacatggactttcaatggatgctttgggcatggttttaatgatatggttacgtttccggaatgacattctggagaaccgctcaagggcaacagacgattcatctgtgaaaatgacatcatgaaatgtttcaccactctcaatccatcgccgtgcctgttccactctcttttctttattcacatctcttatcatgggagatatcttgtgaagagccaaaaataatgaaatcagatacactcTGCTCTTATCCCAGCTATTataagatctgtcccagatgatggtcatcgattaacTAAGTAGTTTAATGTAGTTCAGTCATTCTCTTGGGTCCCGCCTAATAACTTTGTTGCAAGTTAAAAGCTGGAGGGGGTTTGTAGAAGTCTAGGTCCGCTGCAGCCAGACCTAGCTTCCATCAGAACTActtgctatgtgtaagtctctaggctttataaccctgcaaggatacgctaacattgtcttaccagatattacattcagggtctGTGACGCTGGGTCCAGTAGTCATTCAGGATAACATAATTTATGTTATTCTAGACAACTGTACCCTTTCCCCTACTTATGtacacaataccccaaacatcttactagacagtttccatctgagatactgataacagGAACATTTATTTATTATAATCAACCACCCTAAAAGCTGTATACACTTCCCACTCACTATGTCTTTCACACTATGTCAAAGGTGAAAGAAAACTTGTAACTTAACGTGAGACTTTATTTCTAACTGGTGCCTATATGTCTGCAAAGCACTAATACTAAtaaaaagtatgtacagtatataaagcaatgaggtcatacacatacaaaatggagttaaacatggacaaaatggcatctaaaagTGGTTAAAAATAACACCCCGTACAATAACCCATACGGTGAAACAGAGCAGCATACATTGTTCCTGTAGAAATACCCAGCACTCATAGCCCTGCTGGTCAGAGAAGGAATCCCAGTACTGAGAGGAGCTGCTGGAATTCTCTACTAGTCCCAGCACCTGCATGAGCAGAACAGCTGTATATTACAGAGCTCAGTAATGGCAGTCCCACGGTCATTggctattgttatactgcagctctaGTTCCCAACACAGAGACCTTCCCAAGGGGAAAAGTACCTCCAGGTCCACTTGTCAGACCTCTCCTGTCTTTATCAAGACAGATTTATATAAAACACTTGTCACATTCAGAAAATAAATATTGGTTCCATTGAATTCATACAGTTGTGATAAGTTACATTAGTTATGATACACAAGCTGCATTCAGGCCCTCAGAGTGACTCCGCATGTGATTACTGAGTGTTTTCTTACtagtaaaacacttgctacattcagaacatgtaaatggtttctctcctgtgtgactcctctgatgtataataagAAGTGATTTCCTGGAAAAACATTtgatgcattcagaacatgtaaatggtttctctcctgtgtgactcctctgatgtataacaagatgtgacttctgggaaaaacacttcctacattcagaacattcaaatggtttctctcctgtgtgactcctctgatgtataacaagctttGACTTCTGGGGAAAACACTTcttacattcagaacatgtaaatggtttctctcctgtgtgactcctctgatgtataacaagatgtgaattccgggaaaaacacttgctacattcagaacatataaatggtttctctcctgtgtgactcctctgatgtataacaagatatgacttatgggaaaaacatttgctgcactcagaacatataaatgatttctctcctgtgtgactcctctgatgtcgaATAAGAAATGActtatgggaaaaacacttgctacattcagaacatttaaatggtttctctcctgtgtgaatcctctgatgtataacaagatatgacttcctggcaaaacatttgctgcattcagaacatataattgtgttttctcctgtgtgactcctgtgatgtataacaagctctgacttctgggaaaaacacttgctgcattcagaacattcaaatggtttttctcctgtgtgaactctctgatgtataacaagctctgacttctgggaaaaacacttgctgcattcagaacattcaaatggtttctctcctgtgtgactcctctgatgtctgatAAGCTGCGATTTAtatgtaaagcttctgtcacactccGAGCACAtatgtggtttctctcctgtgtgactcttcTGATGTCTGCTAAGATGTGATTTACATGTAAAGCGTCTGTCACACTCcgagcacagatgtggtttctctcctgtgtgactcctctgatgtataacaagatgtgacttctgggagaaacacttgctgcattcagaacaaatAAATGGTTTCTcttctgtgtgactcctctgatgtataagaagacatgacttctgggaaaaacacttgctgcattcagaacatataaATGGTCTCTCTcccgtgtgactcctctgatgtctgatAAGTTTTGATTTGcatgtaaagcttctgtcacactcagaaCACAGATGTGGTCTCTCTCCTGTGAGACTCATCATGTAATGGATAAAAACTTCTATCCATAACATGAAAATCGTTTCTTTGAACCATTCAGAAGCTAAAGAAGAAATTATATCTTTAGTTTTCTAGATCAGGGAACAAGATCGTTTCCCGTCTCTTTCTGCAGCCTTGTCTTCTATTCTTAGTGGGACTCCAGCTCCTTAagttacctgtaaaaaaattagaaaaataaaatctgttaTTTAATAGCCTGAAGATCACCATTGTAATCAGTTGCAGTGTTATATTGTATAAGGAACATGATGTATCTTTATGTATGTTGCCTAATTGCTGGGCTCCCATTTCCAGTCAGGTGTGCAGTACAGAGACCACATTCCTCCTGCCACAGATACAACTTATGTATATAAAACAAATCAAATTATAATAAATTATGTTATCAatttggaatgaaatgacagttAGGCAGTATCTAATTAGCTGCAGTATATTGATAACTTATCACAAATGCAATCATTTGGTATCGTGTTAGTGGCGATAAGTTATTAttgataagtctccatagggtttatcgtgcatttctcttcaccatctttgAGCTGGTGGTAAGTAATGAAAAATCCCTATTAAAAATGTTACCATTTGGTTCTGAATCCCTGGTACATCCCTCTGAATGACTAatgaggcacttagaagtttttaattatttatattaggtttcctcttttttttaaagttccctaaaattacccaaatatatacttatacccatttgtatgtaccccaaatttaatgagagcacttattttgctgaaaaaaatgctttatataatcttaatgcattttaaaaaaaaatgcatataacagaaatttgacctaatttaatgaccgtaaatatttttattatggccactaatagacgtcTACAATGTTTTCCTAAGTTAGTTTgatttttttggggtacaggcagaaTTCC
Encoded proteins:
- the LOC134936083 gene encoding zinc finger protein 84-like → MLWIEVFIHYMMSLTGERPHLCSECDRSFTCKSKLIRHQRSHTGERPFICSECSKCFSQKSCLLIHQRSHTEEKPFICSECSKCFSQKSHLVIHQRSHTGEKPHLCSECDRRFTCKSHLSRHQKSHTGEKPHMCSECDRSFTYKSQLIRHQRSHTGEKPFECSECSKCFSQKSELVIHQRVHTGEKPFECSECSKCFSQKSELVIHHRSHTGENTIICSECSKCFARKSYLVIHQRIHTGEKPFKCSECSKCFSHKSFLIRHQRSHTGEKSFICSECSKCFSHKSYLVIHQRSHTGEKPFICSECSKCFSRNSHLVIHQRSHTGEKPFTCSECKKCFPQKSKLVIHQRSHTGEKPFECSECRKCFSQKSHLVIHQRSHTGEKPFTCSECIKCFSRKSLLIIHQRSHTGEKPFTCSECSKCFTSKKTLSNHMRSHSEGLNAACVS